In the Salvia miltiorrhiza cultivar Shanhuang (shh) chromosome 8, IMPLAD_Smil_shh, whole genome shotgun sequence genome, atttattaaatattatatatatatatatatataatattgagaATATGCATTCATATAGTCATATTAagcaatgaaactcaattttCGGCCACCCatctaaaaaatacaaattatggccatttttttcaatttcgatCCAAAATACTCTTGTTCGCGCACCCCTTTTCTCCCTCATTCACTGCCCCGTTGGGCGACTGCTGGCACAATTGGCATTAATTGTGCCAAGTGTAtctaatgaatgacacaattggcactaatagtgccatttGTACCATCTGCCATCGGTCGTCGGAAAGTCAGCGGTCGCGCCCTTTCTCTTAGCACAATTGACACTAATTTTGTcaagtgtacctaatgaatgaTACAATTGGAACTAATAGTCATTTGTACCAACTGCCAGCGGCCGTGGGAAAGACAGCAGTCGCGCCATCTCTTCGCGGCCGCGCTATTTTTTCTTGACACAATTGACACTAATTGTGCTaagtgtacctaatgaatgacacaattggcACTAAGAGGCATATGTACCATCATAACGCGAGCCCAATCCGACCCAAAGCTCAATCCACGCGCATAACCCTAACCCTGTCTTTCTAATTAAGAGCAAAAtagttctaaaatgaaaaaaatgtccAAAATTTGTAGATGAGTAAATTGtcaaaaaatttgtgttttttagaTGAGTAAATggtcaaaatttgtgttttttagaTGAGTGGCCAAACattgagtttcattgctcaatatggaCTATCTCACAaggtgtgttttttttttagacaCCAGTTATGATATATTGGATCTCAAGCGGTCATTCAACACATGGGAGCATATAAAAGTTGGATTTATGTGAAATTTACACATAAAACTTGTTTACAAACAAACTTCGATGTGAATAATAAGATAAACATTTGATGAATGAGATTAATTACCATTAGTTTGGTCAAGATGGCAGTCAAATAGGCCAGTGGTCCACGGCCTCCCAACAAACTGAGGCTGCATCTGTATCGGCTGATGATTTTGGGGATATGAGGCCTGCAACAGCCTTTGCGGTGCTCTCCACGTCGTCGGCGGCCGCTTCCACTCTTCCCATAACTTAttgtacaataataataagtgaAAACAAGGGACATCCGAAGAAGGAAAAGAAGGGAGGGAGTATTGATAAGAAATTCACGAATTGGAGCTTCCCTGAATCCCTATATACGAATATAGAAAGACAAAAGTACCCctggaataaaaataaaacagtgAATGTGTCTTTGTAAAGTTGCATGCATTGAGTTTGACTCGACTTgtaatttgagaattttttcAGTTTGTTTAATATgagaaactaataaaaataaaaatgtacgTATATTTGCTATTAAACTATTACAAACATTATGCAATATAAGTTTTCTCAAGTTACAAAcactcaaaaaaattaaaaataaatatgtcTTGCAACAAATATTCAAGCCTTCTTGGCCGGAGAAGAAGCAGAAGTAGAAGCCTCCCCTGTGGGCGGTGAGCGCTGCTGCGGCGATTTCTTGACGTATTTCCTTGCCCACACGTGCTTCCCATTTATGGAATACTTAGCCTTATTTCCCTCCACTATGCCGTCAATCACCGCCGGCGTGCGCGCCACCATTTTTGCGTACAGCGGCTGCTCGTCCCCCTCCACTTCTTGCATCATCAAATCTTCTATAAAGTCTCCAAATTTCCTGTTATTACCATACAATTTGTCACCCACATTCCTTTCATTAATAATTAACACAATcagataaaaaaatactatataccTAGTGAAATAATCTCGAACTTCATCTTCACTCGTAGGGTAGCCCTTGGAAAATGTCAAGAAAATCGTACGATCATCTGGCGACACTTGTTTCTCTTGCTCTTTATTCTCTTTCAAATTTCCCAAATCCTGGCTTAGCATTTGCCGCTGCGCCACCATAGGCGGGTGGTGGGGGTGGGCTACATGCGGCGGCGACGGCACGTCAACATACGTATTATACATGAAATTCGGCGGCACTGTCACAGTCATGTCCGGGTTTACATCGCGATGGAAGAGGTCGCCGAAGGCGCGCCAGCAGACGGTGTTCATGATCTTGGCGACGCCGCGGAGCACAGCGATGCGGTTGTCGTGGAGGAAGCGGAGGCTGACGCCGGCCGGGAAGCTGAGGAGCTCGGACAGGAGCTTGACCCCGCCTCCGGCGAGAAAGGCGTCACTCTCGACGCACCTGACGCAGGCGGCAGCCTCGTCGGCGACGGCGTTGATGAGGAGTGGCGGGAGGGAGGAGACGCGCTTGATGAGGGTGGAGTCGGCGCACTCCTTCTCAAGCCACATGAGGAAGGCGAGGACCTGGACCGACTCGGCCGGGTCGCGGCGGAGGGGGCGGGTCAGGGCGGCGTAGAGCTCCCTGTCGATGGTGTGGAATTGCCGGAACGCCTCGTCGGGGACGTG is a window encoding:
- the LOC131001905 gene encoding uncharacterized protein LOC131001905 translates to MEDAGMRNHSLFPLETCPHVPDEAFRQFHTIDRELYAALTRPLRRDPAESVQVLAFLMWLEKECADSTLIKRVSSLPPLLINAVADEAAACVRCVESDAFLAGGGVKLLSELLSFPAGVSLRFLHDNRIAVLRGVAKIMNTVCWRAFGDLFHRDVNPDMTVTVPPNFMYNTYVDVPSPPHVAHPHHPPMVAQRQMLSQDLGNLKENKEQEKQVSPDDRTIFLTFSKGYPTSEDEVRDYFTRKFGDFIEDLMMQEVEGDEQPLYAKMVARTPAVIDGIVEGNKAKYSINGKHVWARKYVKKSPQQRSPPTGEASTSASSPAKKA